CTCCTTCATGTCGTTTGTCAACTTGTCTATGTAACGAGGCAGCTTCAccaaaaaagaatataaaacataaataaaattaataggaAAAACAAGACAGCTGTTATCATAATCCTCAATAAACCAGcaaatgaatcagtttctctgattttgctatttataggtatatgttcgagtaaaatgaacattgtgtttttattctataaactacagacaacatttctccaaaattccaaataaaaaataatgtcatttagagcattaatttgcagaaaatgagaaatggctgaaataataaaaaagatgcagagctttcaaaccttaaataatacaaagacagttgatattcataaagttttaagagtttagaaatcaatatttggtggattaaccctggtttttaatcacagttttcatgcatcttggcatgttctcctccaccagtcttacacactgcttttggatggtgCAAGAAATCAAGCAGTCATGTCTTTTCCAATATCATTCAGCCCTACTAAGTAGAATTAGTAgaactaattaataaatatacttTACCTGATTGTCATTAAGGAACATGCAGGCGAAGGCCACTCTGTCTCGGACAGCCACACGACTCTCGTACTACGAAAGAAAGATAGACTCAGGCTTTGAGAAAAAACTGTTACAGTTGTCTTGAGTGTACTATCTGTAgctttataatataaatataaaaatgctgctTTATGAAATACATTCTGTAGCTTAAATATTTCGATCTCCTTATGTACCAGCACTGCGTCGTAGGACCCCGGTTCACTGGTGAGGAAAGCAAACATCACACACAGGTAGGGCTTCTTCAGCTGCAGCCTGAGAGAGCTGCACATCTCCCTCCACAGAGACGACTTCTCGTCCGTGTAGCCTGACAGAGCCATGGCCACCACGTTCAGGTTCAGGTCACCTGGTCAAACAGAAACAAGACAGAAAAGGACAAATGTAGGCCCAACTAGGAAACACTGACTAGAGGAATaataatgtaaatgcaaagcacaGGATGAATGACTAAGTGGACAAAAGTGTTGAGACACCTGCTCCTtcattatttcttctgaaattaagggactttatcctgcttttgttggtgaaactgtctctactgtccacttTTATTTCACTACTAACTACTAAATACAAATGGTACTTTGAACAGCCCCCACGCTGACAGCTGTACTTGTGTGTTTCTACACTAGAGTTTAGATCAGACTTTCTGTCTGAACCCAACCCAGCCCAAACAATACACttttaataggggtgtcacgatttcgatattttatcgaaatcgatcgaaatgaggtcatggtctcgagtatcgaagtcaaaaataggatcgacgatccctccctctaagctgcGCAAATTGTACGCAGCACGCTGCGCAAAGTGTAACAGACGgcgctagttagctaacctgcAGAGTATGGCACCATGGCAAGTGCAGATAAGGACGTCTTACCAGAGCTGGAAGCCGCTCCTGCTTCTCTTAAATCAGCAGTATGGAAGTATTTTGCGTTCCCGGTGAGTTATGTCGCCAGCGTTCGTGTTGTCAACAAGAACACAACAGTGTGCAAGATGTGCTACATGCGTGTACCATACCCGGCTACGGGAAACACTACGAACATGGCTGCACACATTCCCCGGCATCACAAAGATGTTGATTTGActggaaaaacatcatcattggTCCAGCCAACTATTCAATCTTCGTTTGTAGTAAAATTGGCACAGACCTCAGCTCGCGCTAAAGCAATAACTAACGCGATAGGGCTATTCATAGCAGCAGACCTGCAGCCTTATTTAGTGGTGGAAAACACTAGGTTTAAACATTTAATCAGTGTACTTGAGCCACGCTACAGTATTCCCAGCAGGTCACATCTTACAACCAAAGTGTTGCCCTCTGACACAAAAGAAAACGTTTTGAGGGGTCTAAGCAATGCAGAGTTAATTGCCATAACAACAGATGGCTGGACCTCAAGAGCAACTGAGAGCTACATTACAGTGACGGCACACTATGTCAATAATGAATGGGAGATTGAAAGTCCAGTCCTTCAAACTCGCCCTATCTATGAATCACACACAAGTGATAATTTGGCAGAAGTGCTACAGGAGGCAGTATTGGAATGGAAACTGGATAGACAAAATACAACCATCCCTGTGACCACAGATAATGCCAAAAACATTGTCAATGCCTCAAATGCAGCTGGATTGTCACCACATATAGGTTGTTTTGCACACACAGTAAACCTGGCATCCCAGAAGAGATTGGGAGTAAACCAGATTTCTCGTCTTTTGGGCAAAGTCAGGAGAGTGGTCACCTTCTTTCATAAGAGCACGACTGCAGCAGCTGTCTTAAAGGCCAAACAAGAGATGCTCCAGCTTCCTCCTCACAAGCTGATTCAAGATGTCGCTACAAGGTAGAACTCCAGCTATGACATGCTTACACGCTACTTAGAGCAACAAGCTGCTGTTTATTCTGCACTCACAGAAAAAGATGTTAAAAAGAATGCCAAAGATCTCATCACACTTTCTGATCAAGATGTGACTGTTCTGGAGGATGTGGTTGAGGTTCTGAAGCCCATGAAAACAATCATAACTCTATTGAGCTTAGAACAGCAGCCCACTGTGTCTATGATCCTGCCACTCAAACACTCCATTCTCACAGCGATGAAACACAGTGGCACAGATTCACAGATTGTGAAGGATGTTAAATCGGCTATAGCAACCAACATTGGAGGGAGGTACTCAAATCCCAGTCTTCAACAGTTTCTGAATGAGAGCACTGCCTTGGACCCTCGGTTCAAATCTTTACCTCATCTGGATGACCCCTCTCGGAAAGAGATATTCAACAATCTGGCTGAGAAAATCCTACAAAGGCATCCCACACAGGTATGTGACCAATTGAAATTTATATGATTAAATGCCCACTATTAATAATAGTGATGCAAATTTATCTTATAGTTGGAATatacattcatacatttatattattttttaaactcagGACCCAGGACAAGGGACCAGCCAAAACCCCCCAGAGGACCCAGAAACTGCAGCATCCAGTGAAGGCAGCCCCCCAGCAAAGAGAACCACACTCAGTGAACTGTTTGGTGACTTTTATAGCACAGCCCCCACTACACCAACAACACCAAAATTATGGCCTGATGTTGTCAAGGAGGAGATTGAGCTATACAGGATGGCAAAAGTAATTTCTGTGGATGCAAATCCACTGAAATGGTGGAAAAACAATGAGCATCAGTATCCAAATTTGTCCAAGCTTTCCAAACATTATCTTGCTGTGCAAGCAACAAGTGTAGCAAGTGAGCGAGTGTTCTCCACGGCAGGGGctattgtgactgctcaaagagcagccctttctccagacaatgtggacattctcatctttttaaagaaaaacttaaaaatataaaactaacagttgttttgtccagCCTCAAATATGTAAATAGTTTTGGTACCTCAAGGAGCACCTTTCTCTCCAGATAAAggtaataatatatctttgttttaaaaaagacTTGAcagaagaatgtaaaaaaaaaagacagttgtcattctcagggaccgaaaaagtcttatttttttatgttcaacTGTTATTAGGATAGAGTTTAGTTTGTTAATcttctaattgttctattattttgaacatgactgttcctgtttttttgtaatatttattttatgttgcacattgttgttttaatgcaaacagttgctaccaaaaaaagccactagatggcagccAGTACCCTCTGTGACCcctcatgtttattattatttgtttgtttttgttattttgtactTGACTGAGAACAAGATTGTTAcatttatatcttaattaaattatttaaatttgaccattagtgcctaatgtggtgtattatagATCACTTGTATGATTTTCCATCACGtttatcaagcccaccttttgaaaaaagatattgtaaatttaatttaaaaaaaagaaaagaaaatcgagaatcgaatcgaatcgtgaccctaaaatcggaaataaaatcgaatcgaggatttagagaatcgtgacacccctaacttTTAATATAAGCCCAAGCTTAAAACgttaaaactgaccttttaaCTACAATTTATGTTGTCTGAATAATCTAAATCCAATTCAATACAATTCAATTtagtttctatatatatatattttttttacaacaaaagttgtcacaaagcacaGAAAAATAGGTGCACACCTCAttctgaaatctgttcagaataatgttaatCAACAGTGCAGCACATAAAAAGCACAGGCCTATAATTTAAGAAAACTGTAACACAAAGCGCTGTGCATTCCCCACGACAAaggcagccgtggttttgttttttggatacaatccgggttagcacccgaacatcccttttagacagcttctccttacagcatccacagttaatcctgttggatgtagttggccttcttggtggtacgctgacgttaccctggataccgtggtgaTTATATCTTCGTAATTCATTTACAATCACAGTGTGACTTGTTACTATGCTATATTGCGTTTATCAAGCCatagctttatttaaaataaaaaaatagcataaaaaatataGACCCTGTCATAGACTATTTTCTTAAACGTGTCCCAACAGAgccagaggaaagtggtgggaaatcttggtcTGAGCCAATCCAAGTTTGCTTTTTCTATCGGGTCAGGCTCAGGCTTGGGGAGACAATCTAAACATTACAAGTTTAGAGATAGAGAAGCAGGATCCAAGGTGGACAAATTGAGAactgaggtggtagagtaatattacaggattttataaTTATATGACTCAGGTTACGCAGTGTTGATCAGTTCTGAAGAGAAATCTTGTCCGGCTCCACCAAAGTTTAATAGTGTAGCAGAGGAGTTCCATCCAAGAGGGGCAATAAAAAGACAGAATTCCCCCATCACAGACAGTATATTATCAATATGATTCTTAAGCTGATATTTTAAAGGTACAGTTGCTGTACTGTTACCTAGAGTTAAAGCAAGTGCAGTCATTAGTCTTTAACTATGTCTAAAACAGTCTCAGTGCTCATCATGTGTGGGTTTAAGACATCTATAAGAACTTAAGCATTGTGTCAAACACTaaaccatttaataaaataatactaaaccCATTTATGAGCTCTTTGATTGCTGACAAATGGCTACATGGTTTTCTAATTTCAGACTGGCATCCAGACCTGCCCGTTCTTCACACAATCTCTCTAATAACACTCTCCAAGTCACAGCTAGCTGATATGCAATAGAGACTGCTCAACCCAGCTTGTGAAAATCTAACCCACCATATAAAGGCAAAGAAGGCAAGAACAGATATAGTATATGGAGAAAAGTACAAATAAtcgtctctactgtccaggaatggttttctactagatttggagcactgctgtgggGTTGGATTGCATCCTTACCACTAGGAGTGATAGTGACATCAGAGAACTGTACAGAGAACAGACtattgctgtgtgtctgtgtgtgtttgcacacctgtgtcagcaatgggcacAGTTTAAAGAAGCTGAATGCAATGAAGGGACAGattcttgtgaatatatctatttaatcaacagaatactaaataacagTGCCGTTCCCATCAAGGTTATTATCATTAacgaaaatgaacaaaataacgaaaagtgaaaaaaacattttcgttaactgaaactaatactaGTCTATACTGGACTATAACTGAAACTAACTTGAGTGTTTATAAagctaaaacgaactgaaattacagatagaggTTACAGGTTtttgagtgtgtttgtttagttGTAAGCGCTGTTTCCAATCAAGCAGTTTTACAGTGGGTGGCAACGTACAGCACCTcgtgaaaatgaaatgaaattcaaataaaaaaatgatataatttaCATTGTAACCTTGgttcccataaatgacctgctcgcagatcttcacagcgtgaatgaacagctcagtttcctctgctaagaagcggagaagcactgtgctgttaaaatagcaatccgtcaAAGTCAAAACTCACTTGGTACGtgagacactgattggtttatttcatgttacgcccaaaacacaccccatgattaattaagagaattagtacatgccttctgtGCATTTGAAgccacgcaaggcatacttttcccgacgttacgatagcaaagacacactgacacgccctaaatcatgtAGCACTGTGTGCGGTTGAAGGCTTGCCTATAGATAAAATAGGGCCTACTGACAACCAGCCAAAGCTTACAGCTTACACCAGCCTCCTCATTAAACCTCACTGTGCACCTTGACCCAGCCCTGTACCTTTTTCCGCTGATGCTCCTTTGTTGAGGATCTGAATGGCACGACGGATGTCGAGGTTAAATAGGGCAACAGAGGCAGCTCTCTCCCACTCGCCCTCCTGCTCCAAGGACCTCAGGAAAGGCTCCACATCGATTTCTGGCCCACGGCTGATCCAGCCGCACAGCTGCAGGGCCAGACTGCGCTCCTCACTGTGATACTGAGCAACATCTGTAGGCCTGTCTGAACCCTTCCAGCAGCGCCGAGTCTCTGTAGTGCCTGGATACAGAGGATAAGATGGGTGAAAGagattttaagtttaaatttgtTATTATACAAATACTTTAATTTAAAGGAGCAATATGTACTAAATTTtctgtactaaaaaaaaattacaggatgTTTCATCTGATATTAAGGAACCATGTAAAGTTTTGAAGAATTGGTATTGTTTCAGCCAGTATGCTGAATGTTCTTTGAACTGTACATGGTTCTGGagtaaaaatctgtttttgttttagcCTCCGCCCACTGTCcattccccagtcccatttccacaccatGAGTTGCCAGGTATGAAACACAATAGCAAGCTAACACAGTGTTCTCTGTAGAGGCTGACATTCTTCTAAAAAGCTCCATAAGCAGAGAAGCAGTAAAACGGCATTAAATATAGGCAATGCATTTGATTAACGGAGATAGCTCGGAACCTAGAAGGAGTACAAGACAGGTTGACTAATTTTCTTCTGAACAGGTAAGCACGGAGCTACGGCTTTGGCTAATCTTGGCTAGGTAATTTATAATAACCACTGCAAGGGATgggcattttaaataatttaaccatTTGAGTGATCACATTCATACTCAGTGATCTGTGTTAAGCTGGGTTATCAGCCTGCTCATGCAAAGACAGCAAGATTTCACTAAGCCTAGAGTTATCTTAACTTAGGTATATTAGCAAGAGATATTTTCTAAAAGTGGACAGTGAAGCAATTCTGTAGCTCTAGACAAGAGCATCTGAAAATTTTGGccattaatgtataatgtaaaccCTTAAAAAGTGTGGACTACTCACCAGAGCTGGATTTGACAATGTTCTTGATGCCTGCATAGATCAGAGACTGCTTGTTTCCCTGTTGCCTCTGTTCCAGATCTTCAGTGTACTGCTGCATGAGTGATTCTCTTATAGGAAACTATAACTCACAGGATttcaaataacattaaaataaaaaagagattgtAAAATAAATCATCTTATTCCTTACAGGACAATCACAtatcccagaaaatcttacagcacttcatgcttccctctgctgataagttttatggagatgcagatttccttttccagcaggacttggcacactgcccacacttccaaaagtacaaattgatctttttttaatattctaattttcagagacactgatttttgggtttttattggctgtaagccataatcatcaacaataaaataaataaaggcttaaaatagatcactttgtgtatttaatacatctacatattatatgagttttacattttgaactgatttacagaaatggcttaaaacataGTTCAGTGTGGTTATTAATAAGAATGTGCTGTTTGTCAAAAAAGCTGTTGAaattataatgtaataattacttaaaataataataagtgtgcTGTTTTATGCTATCTTGAAcatttttaatttcatatttcacCTAGAGTAAGCTGAAAGTGAATATTTCGAGCAGTTTTCCTAAGCAGTAAAGGATATAGTGCAAAGTGTACCAGAGGGACCTCAGGTGAGGGTCATTCCCTCCAGCCAGCAGGTGGTTCCTCCACAGCTGGACGGTGTCGTGGCCGTATCTCGACTGAGCGCGCTCCCTCATCTTAGTGGCAATGTCCTTTTCAGCAGCTCCGCCTTCCCCGCTCTCCTCAGTGCACTCGTACAGGTGTCGCCCGCACGCCCACATTAGAGAGGTGGTGGAGCTCCAGGCCAGAGAGATGCGCTCGAACACTGTGAAGTCACACATGGCCCTGTTGGGGGACACCACCACCATGCGGTTCTGGGTGGACGGATGCCACGCGAAGCTGCTGATGACGCTCTCGCTGCACGGCTGCACCCCACGCTCGATGATGGTGGGCTCGGTCTCATCGCCGATGGGCGTGGGGGCGTGCTGCATGTCATATAAGCGGATGACGTTGGAGTCGCGCGTCAGAGTAGCCAGAAGCCCCATCCTCGTGGGGCACCAGGCCACTTTGGTCAGAGGCTTGGGCTGTTCGGTCAATGTAAAGACGGGCTTCTCAAACCTGCGCAGGTCCCAGATTGCCACCTGGCCTTCGAAGAAGGACGCCACCCGGTCTGGGAAGTACGGGTCCACAGTCACTCCCTGGATAGCCTGCATGAAGGGATGAGAAGTTTTCAccagatataataatataatattagcaAAATTATTCAtggatttttttcaattttaaactAGGGCTGGAAGTAGGCAGCCCCATTCaaccttacattcagcttttaTATTAACGCAGTGCATACATAACCTCCTTATATTTCACTTAAGAATAGTGTAAAATGTCTATCATTAAAAACAGTCATTtgaattaaaacagtaatttgattaatcaatcCTATTTTATTTTGGAAATAATTGCTTGCACATCACTTCAAATGGAGCTGtttgtttagaattttttttttctaaaaatcataattgtaatcgACAATCgatcatatatttgaagaatatcaaaATCTTGGGCTGCAGCAGTTAATGGAAAGAGTATACATTGCCTTTAAAAGggaataattgcttttttatgctgtaCTATTATCATTAAGTCAGTGACGTTTATATATCGTTTATAGCAACGATTTCTGGGATAGTATttcgtccacaaaaaaaatgtCTATCTATACGTCATAAGTTATATTAGTTAGGTAGTTATTTAGGGCAGGTATTTATAGGGCGGTTGATTAATAGGGAGTGGAGTTAGAGCATGGAGtgcgggcgtggtccttctcccaaacttttgttattacataacttTATTTAGAAGGCTTAAACTCCAAGCTCCTTCTTTACTGCTACCATTAGCGCTGCTTATCAGAGCACTGCTGTGTGCAATTCATTCTGCTCCCATAAATTCCAATAAAGAGGCTCAAactgcactgcttaatttaagttAACGCATGATAGGAACAGCATCTCTGAAGTAAAATCATGATcaaaatagctctgctgaggtaacaGTATAAAgtacattcatgattaaaataggaCTCCTGAGGTAACTgtaataagaatagcactgctgagatgaattaatgattagaatagcacactGCTGTTTTAAATGCATTGTGCTTTGTAAGATCACTTACTTTTGTGAAAGTGAACTATCaaaatagccaaatccgatctgagcaaataATCTAATTTGAGCAATGtgtcttgtaatgtgaacgtagcctgagAATCACCTTTGTGGTAAGAAGCTTTTGGGAAATCCAAAATCAACACCTGAACTCTTTTATATCCCTACCTTGGTGTTGACGAAGGTCTTCTGGCTGGTGTTGCGCAGGTCGAAGATGGCCAGGTTGCGGTGCATACCAGCCAGTAGCAGCTTCTGATGGTCTCGAGGCAGCCAGCAAAGGGACAGGCACGCGTCGTTCTGCCCCAGCTCATACAGAGGCTTCGTTACCACCATCCCGGAATCGGCATCCCCCGACAGACGGAGCTTCTCGGCCGGCACGGCCTCTGGAGAATACTTACTGCTGATGTCCCAGATCAGGACAGAGAAGTCGGCCCGGTGCTTATCCAGACCAGCTGCCAGCCAGTTGCTGTCCACAGGGTTCCAGGCCAGGGTGTTGCACTGTCTGGCATGTTTGGGCACAAACTCCTTCCCCACCAGCTCCTTGCATTTGGAGTTGTGGCTCTGGCCAAGGCTGGTGAGCACCACTCTGCCGTTGGCCTGACCGACAGCCAGCAGACACTCGGGCTCGTGCTTCGGGTACCAGGCCACGCATTTCATGTACGGGGTGTCGGAGTTGATGGCCAGCAAAGTGGCTGCCGTCTCCTGAGACAGCGGCAGCGCTCCAGCTTTGGCCTCTGAAGTCCCAACAGCACCAATTCTGTAGAGACTGAGCTCGGAATCGCAGATCACATAGCGGTCCGCGTGATGTGGAGACCACAGGATATCTGGCTTGGAACCGCTCATCATTACAACAACTAGTTGCGGGCAATATGACAATGCTTTATAGTAACTGACTTTATCTTGAACACGGTCAGTGCTTCATAAATATTGTCCTGCTGAACATTTCATTACAAAAGTTAGTGCAGGAAatagagaataaataaaaatcactgtacgcagaattgaaaaaaaaattggtgatACATCACGTATCATTAAATTGCTTTTAAATCGGGCAATATATcatttttaccatatcgcccacctctacaaCTAACTACAACTATTCACTACAAATGTATGTGACTTTCAATTGACAATAGCTAAGCATTCTTCTGCACGACTCACTACTTTAGTCCAGATATAGTCTAAAAAgttataaaaacactttttagtcCAGAAATCCAAAATCAATTTTAaggctgttgtttttctttttttctctaaagTAATAACATATCCAAAATCTATGTTTTAATACTTATtttatgagtttttatttttacttttctcaTTGTTTTTTCTCATTCCAAACATGATCTAACGTTTTTTTATGTCTCGACAAGTAAACCTAGAATCCTTCGCAAATTATACCTGCAATAATTGTTTTATAGTTCTCATTATCACTTTACTCATTGTCCAATAAGTAAATATCACAATAAAAACTAACTAAATCAATATgtagactctttttttttttatctggagtTAAAAATACCTCCAATATCTAGGAATAATCCgttttaattgtgtttaaattGTATGTACTACGTTGTTTCACTCCAGACATAGTCTTCAAAACTGACAATCCTTTTAAGGCCAGATAAATCATTCAGCAGCCTGTTTTCTTATTGTAAAGTACGTTAAGTAAAACTACAAATAACTGTCATTAATCTGGTTTAACTCTGGTTAAAGGCAGTTAACCTTAGGTTAACTACAACCCCACTACTAACATGTCAATTCAGCAGCTATACTGCTACAGTTCTGTAACTCGCATTTAGTAACTTACAATCCTGAGGTAAAAAAACTAGCTGTTAAGTAGCGAAATTAACGTAATAAATAAATTTCATAtcagagagagagctgctgctgctgcactgtgACAGTGTTGACACAAgcgaagctaagctaagctatgggCTAACTGTCAGCTAAAGCTAGTTAGccggttagctaacctagctaaactaAGCTACACGGTTACATGTCATTTCGGGTGAATAAAGCTCCACAGAACCACGTCGTTCCCCCGGAGCCTGAACTCCTAGCCCTCACCGCGCGGTTTATTCACACCCACATCTAAACACAACCGCGCACGCAGCCAAACACCAAACTTACTGCCTCAACACTCCGTCAACTTTCTGCCGCTGCTGCGAATACGAGCAGGACTTTTAACCTAGAAAATAAAgcgcgctttcaaaataaaagtcccaccGCCCCTGTTCTAtgtgaagatagatagatagatagatagatagatagatagatagatagatagatagatagatagatagatagatagatagatagaccccCACctcagacagatagatagatagatagatagatagatagatagatagatagatagatagatagatagatagatagatagatagatagatagatagatagacccccacctcagatagatagatagatagatagatagatagatagatagatagatagatagatagatagatagatagatagatagatagatagatagatagatagatagatagagtctTTATCCTGAACATGTGACTAACACTAAGAGCCTGTTTCTATGTCAGGCACTTCTGATGGTATTTGTCAGTTTCTCACATTAAACTAGTTTAAATCCTTTTAGAAACAATTTAAATCATATTAAAGAATCAAACTTCAGCATAGTTTGGTAATTACAGTAACTCAGTACTTATACCTCATAAATTCCCACATCTGATCAATACTCAGGACTAGCCTAAGTGTCTATGGTTGTCTAGATGTATATGTCAATAAAATCTtattttcaaatgaaaaaaagtttgtttgaaagaACACAAATGTATAAATAACCACAGCATTAATATTTCTCAATTTTCGAATTTTAttagaaattaaaaattaaatgattcaattggattttttttcaatgggggggtggggtggggggtgaaGAATCAGTATATAATGAAATGATTTGGTCAGGGCTAAGTTTGCTGTTATGTGGTTTCTCTAAAGTGACGTCACATCAAGTTTATTAG
This genomic interval from Astyanax mexicanus isolate ESR-SI-001 chromosome 1, AstMex3_surface, whole genome shotgun sequence contains the following:
- the mios gene encoding GATOR complex protein MIOS isoform X2, with the translated sequence MMSGSKPDILWSPHHADRYVICDSELSLYRIGAVGTSEAKAGALPLSQETAATLLAINSDTPYMKCVAWYPKHEPECLLAVGQANGRVVLTSLGQSHNSKCKELVGKEFVPKHARQCNTLAWNPVDSNWLAAGLDKHRADFSVLIWDISSKYSPEAVPAEKLRLSGDADSGMVVTKPLYELGQNDACLSLCWLPRDHQKLLLAGMHRNLAIFDLRNTSQKTFVNTKAIQGVTVDPYFPDRVASFFEGQVAIWDLRRFEKPVFTLTEQPKPLTKVAWCPTRMGLLATLTRDSNVIRLYDMQHAPTPIGDETEPTIIERGVQPCSESVISSFAWHPSTQNRMVVVSPNRAMCDFTVFERISLAWSSTTSLMWACGRHLYECTEESGEGGAAEKDIATKMRERAQSRYGHDTVQLWRNHLLAGGNDPHLRSLWYTLHFMQQYTEDLEQRQQGNKQSLIYAGIKNIVKSSSGTTETRRCWKGSDRPTDVAQYHSEERSLALQLCGWISRGPEIDVEPFLRSLEQEGEWERAASVALFNLDIRRAIQILNKGASAEKGDLNLNVVAMALSGYTDEKSSLWREMCSSLRLQLKKPYLCVMFAFLTSEPGSYDAVLYESRVAVRDRVAFACMFLNDNQLPRYIDKLTNDMKEAGNLEGVLLTGLTKDGVDLMESYVDRTGDVQTASFCMLRGSTAEVVKDPRVQCWIENYRNLLDAWRFWHKRAEFDIHRSKLDPSSKPLAQVFVSCNFCGKSISFSCSAMPHQGRGFSQYGVSGSPTKSKVTSCPGCRKPLPRCALCLMNMGTPVSSCTGPGKSDEKVDLPRDKKLAQFNNWFTWCHNCRHGGHAGHMLSWFRDHSECPVSACTCKCMQLDTTGKLQPSDYV
- the mios gene encoding GATOR complex protein MIOS isoform X1, with translation MMSGSKPDILWSPHHADRYVICDSELSLYRIGAVGTSEAKAGALPLSQETAATLLAINSDTPYMKCVAWYPKHEPECLLAVGQANGRVVLTSLGQSHNSKCKELVGKEFVPKHARQCNTLAWNPVDSNWLAAGLDKHRADFSVLIWDISSKYSPEAVPAEKLRLSGDADSGMVVTKPLYELGQNDACLSLCWLPRDHQKLLLAGMHRNLAIFDLRNTSQKTFVNTKAIQGVTVDPYFPDRVASFFEGQVAIWDLRRFEKPVFTLTEQPKPLTKVAWCPTRMGLLATLTRDSNVIRLYDMQHAPTPIGDETEPTIIERGVQPCSESVISSFAWHPSTQNRMVVVSPNRAMCDFTVFERISLAWSSTTSLMWACGRHLYECTEESGEGGAAEKDIATKMRERAQSRYGHDTVQLWRNHLLAGGNDPHLRSLWYTLHFMQQYTEDLEQRQQGNKQSLIYAGIKNIVKSSSGTTETRRCWKGSDRPTDVAQYHSEERSLALQLCGWISRGPEIDVEPFLRSLEQEGEWERAASVALFNLDIRRAIQILNKGASAEKGDLNLNVVAMALSGYTDEKSSLWREMCSSLRLQLKKPYLCVMFAFLTSEPGSYDAVLYESRVAVRDRVAFACMFLNDNQLPRYIDKLTNDMKEAGNLEGVLLTGLTKDGVDLMESYVDRTGDVQTASFCMLRGSTAEVVKDPRVQCWIENYRNLLDAWRFWHKRAEFDIHRSKLDPSSKPLAQVFVSCNFCGKSISFSCSAMPHQGRGFSQYGVSGSPTKSKVTSCPGCRKPLPRCALCLMNMGTPVSSCTAGPGKSDEKVDLPRDKKLAQFNNWFTWCHNCRHGGHAGHMLSWFRDHSECPVSACTCKCMQLDTTGKLQPSDYV
- the LOC111189856 gene encoding E3 SUMO-protein ligase ZBED1; this encodes MLTRYLEQQAAVYSALTEKDVKKNAKDLITLSDQDVTVLEDVVEVLKPMKTIITLLSLEQQPTVSMILPLKHSILTAMKHSGTDSQIVKDVKSAIATNIGGRYSNPSLQQFLNESTALDPRFKSLPHLDDPSRKEIFNNLAEKILQRHPTQDPGQGTSQNPPEDPETAASSEGSPPAKRTTLSELFGDFYSTAPTTPTTPKLWPDVVKEEIELYRMAKVISVDANPLKWWKNNEHQYPNLSKLSKHYLAVQATSVASERVFSTAGAIVTAQRAALSPDNVDILIFLKKNLKI